From Leishmania mexicana MHOM/GT/2001/U1103 complete genome, chromosome 21, a single genomic window includes:
- a CDS encoding putative methionyl-tRNA synthetase, with protein sequence MFKFFTEKANHQALKAVLCAMFVQKPLEVTLGSTYSTPYLQLPKSGALLYSCNEAARLLWNTHAAPSPVDTSLEGEAEWLEWESTVLTPALTPLYTQRRITGEAEVALKKLDSTIEEHQGTVAVKGSPSSKSFLVDSVLFASLLPALCKDGLLPAAQAARVPHLVKWFQAFQAEHAELIASAFDLLSVQECGDFLRVPQAYEVSPKKGKVFFATTPIYYVNASPHIGHVYSTLIVDVLGRYHRVKGEEVFVMTGTDEHGQKVAEAAAKQGVSPMDFTTSVSSEFKQCFTEMNYDMNYFIRTTNATHEKLVQDIWKKLEAKGDIYLGKYEGWYSVSDESFLTAQNVADGVDKDGKPCKVSLESGHVVTWVEEENYMFRLSAFRERLLKYFHEHPNCIVPEFRRREVIKTVEKGLFDLSISRKRESVMNWSIPVPGDERHCIYVWLDALFNYYTGALTRVAADGTETLDEDHHTLNRWPADVHVVGKDILKFHAIYWPAFLMSAELPLPERLVSHGWWTKDHKKISKSLGNAFDPVEKAKEFGIDALKYFLMRESNFQDDGDYSDRNMVARLNGELADTLGNLVSRCVAPKINVNGMWPEPAEYSESDKTLIASLNNLAGTVDHYYCLPDIQHALIAIFDVLRSLNAYVTENAPWKLVKTDTARLGTVLYVTMEGLRICTMFLQPVMPQKAKEIMDALGVPEAARADMENYLFGIVKPGTKIAGLAEGQVIFQKVTLPAEEGERSSKGQ encoded by the coding sequence ATGTTCAAGTTTTTTACAGAGAAGGCGAATCATCAGGCCCTCAAGGCCGTGCTGTGCGCCATGTTTGTGCAGAAGCCCCTCGAGGTGACGCTGGGCAGCACCTACAGCACGCCGTACCTTCAGCTGCCCAAGTCGGGGGCGCTTCTGTACAGCTGCAatgaggcggcgcgtcttcTCTGGaacacgcacgccgcgccgtcgcccgtCGACACCTCGCTCGAAGGAGAGGCGGAATGGCTCGAGTGGGAGTCGACGGTGCTGACGCCAGCCTTGACCCCCCTCTACACGCAGCGACGCATCACAGGTGAGGCTGAGGTTGCCCTGAAGAAGCTCGACTCCACCATCGAGGAGCACCAGGGTACCGTGGCGGTGAAGGGGTCGCCGTCGTCCAAGTCTTTCCTAGTCGACAGTGTCCTCTTCGCGTCCCTCCTGCCGGCCCTGTGCAAAGATGGGCTGCTCCccgccgcgcaggcggcgaGGGTGCCACATTTGGTGAAGTGGTTCCAGGCTTTCCAGGcggagcacgcggagctgattGCCTCTGCTTTCGACTTGCTGTCGGTGCAAGAGTGTGGCGACTTCTTGCGGGTGCCGCAGGCGTACGAGGTGAGCCCCAAGAAGGGGAAGGTCTTCTTCGCTACGACGCCGATCTACTACGTGAACGCGTCGCCACACATCGGCCACGTCTACAGCACGCTCATCGTCGACGTTCTCGGCCGCTATCACCGAgtgaagggagaggaggtgtTCGTGATGACAGGTACGGACGAGCACGGTCAGAAggtggccgaggcggcggcgaagcagggGGTATCGCCGATGGACTTCACAACGAGTGTGTCGAGCGAGTTCAAGCAGTGCTTCACGGAGATGAATTATGACATGAACTACTTCATCCGCACGACGAACGCGACGCATGAGAAGCTGGTGCAGGACATCTGGAAGAAGCTGGAGGCGAAAGGGGACATCTACCTCGGCAAGTACGAGGGCTGGTACTCGGTAAGCGACGAGTCATTCCTGACGGCGCAGAACGTGGCGGACGGTGTGGACAAGGATGGAAAGCCGTGCAAGGTCAGCCTGGAGAGCGGCCACGTTGTGAcgtgggtggaggaggagaactACATGTTTCGTCTTAGCGCGTTCCGCGAGCGTCTCCTCAAGTACTTCCATGAGCATCCCAACTGTATCGTCCCGGagttccgccgccgcgaggtGATCAAGACGGTCGAGAAGGGTCTCTTCGACTTGTCCATTTCCCGTAAGCGCGAGTCCGTCATGAACTGGTCCATCCCGGTCCCCGGTGATGAGCGCCACTGCATCTACGTGTGGCTGGATGCCCTCTTCAACTACTACACCGGAGCCCTCACCCGTGTCGCGGCCGACGGCACCGAGACGCTGGACGAGGACCACCACACACTGAACCGGTGGCCGGCCGACGTGCACGTGGTCGGCAAGGACATCCTCAAGTTTCACGCCATTTACTGGCCGGCCTTCCTCATGTCcgcggagctgccgctgccggagcgGCTGGTGTCGCATGGGTGGTGGACCAAAGATCACAAGAAAATTAGCAAGTCGCTCGGCAACGCCTTCGACCCGGTGGAAAAGGCGAAAGAGTTTGGCATCGACGCGCTCAAGTACTTCCTGATGCGCGAGTCGAACTTCCAAGATGATGGCGATTACAGTGACAGGAACATGGTAGCCCGCCTGAATGGTGAACTCGCCGACACGCTCGGCAACTTGGTATCGCGCTGTGTGGCGCCGAAGATCAATGTGAACGGTATGTGGCCGGAGCCCGCGGAGTACAGCGAGAGCGACAAGACGCTGATCGCCTCGCTCAACAACCTGGCTGGCACGGTGGATCACTATTACTGCCTACCTGACATTCAGCACGCGTTGATTGCCATCTTCGACGTGCTCCGCAGCCTCAACGCCTATGTGACCGAGAACGCACCGTGGAAGCTGGTGAAAACGGACACGGCGCGCCTCGGCACAGTGCTGTACGTAACGATGGAGGGGCTGCGCATCTGCACCATGTTCCTGcagccggtgatgccgcagaaggcgaaggagatTATGGACGCGCTCGGGGtgccggaggcggcgcgcgcggacaTGGAAAACTACCTATTTGGCATCGTAAAGCCGGGGACGAAGATTGCTGGCTTGGCGGAGGGCCAGGTCATCTTCCAGAAGGTGACACTCCCGgccgaggagggggagcgcaGTTCCAAAGGGCAGTAA